The Variovorax sp. PMC12 genome segment CGGCGATGCTGACCGTCATGCTGGTCGCGACCTTCGCGGCCGCCGCGCTGTGGCAGCAGTGGCGCGCTTCGGAGGTCGAAGGCGCCGAGCGCGCGCGCGTGCAGGCGGCATGGGTGCTGATCGGCGCGCTCGACTGGTCGCGCCTGATCCTGTCCGAGGACGGGCGCGCCGGCGGCCCCGACCACCTGGGCGAGCCGTGGGCCGTGCCCCTCGAGGAAGCGCGGCTCACCAGCTTCCTGTCGGCCGAGAAGAACGTGGCCAGCGACAACCTCGAGGGCCTGCCCGACGCGTTCCTCTCGGGCCGCATCGTCGATGCGCAGTCCAAGCTCAACGTGCTGTCGCTGGTCGACGGCGGCAAGCCGGTGCCGGCCAGCGTGGCCACCTTCACCCGCCTGTTCAACCTGCTGGGCCTGCCGCTGTCGGAGCTCAACCGCATGACGGCGGGGCTCGCGGGTGCGCTGGCCAGCGACAGCGGTGCCGACGGCAGCGGCGCGCCGCTGATGCCGCAGGAAGTCTCGCAACTGGTGTGGCTCGGCCTCTCGCCTTCCACCGCCGCGGCACTGGAACCCTACGTGACGATCCTGCCGGTG includes the following:
- the gspK gene encoding type II secretion system minor pseudopilin GspK gives rise to the protein MSTTTRRNQSGAALLAAMLTVMLVATFAAAALWQQWRASEVEGAERARVQAAWVLIGALDWSRLILSEDGRAGGPDHLGEPWAVPLEEARLTSFLSAEKNVASDNLEGLPDAFLSGRIVDAQSKLNVLSLVDGGKPVPASVATFTRLFNLLGLPLSELNRMTAGLAGALASDSGADGSGAPLMPQEVSQLVWLGLSPSTAAALEPYVTILPVRTTLNINTASAEAISASMESLSIANARQLVERRTRAFFKDLAAANAALPSGGAPFNAAQHGVGTQFFEVYGKLRLDRTWVEEHSLLQRNGVTVTTVWRTRGAGATNSPVKP